One Blattabacterium cuenoti genomic window carries:
- the yidD gene encoding membrane protein insertion efficiency factor YidD, with the protein MKIAKILLIKIIRLYQIGVSPWIGNNCRYIPTCSSYMIFSLNKWNFFKAIFLSIKRIIKCNPWGPSDYNYPK; encoded by the coding sequence ATGAAAATTGCAAAAATATTACTCATCAAAATCATCAGATTATATCAAATAGGGGTATCTCCATGGATAGGAAACAATTGTAGATACATTCCAACTTGTTCGAGTTATATGATTTTTTCATTAAATAAATGGAATTTTTTTAAAGCTATTTTTTTAAGTATAAAAAGAATCATTAAATGTAACCCTTGGGGGCCATCAGATTACAATTATCCAAAATAA